One window from the genome of Nomascus leucogenys isolate Asia chromosome 12, Asia_NLE_v1, whole genome shotgun sequence encodes:
- the ARTN gene encoding artemin isoform X1 — translation MELGLGGLSALSHCPWPRRQAPLGLSAQPALWPTLAALALLSSVAEASLGPAPRSPAPREGPAPVLASPAGHLPGGRTTRWCSGRARRPPPQPSRPAPPPPAPPSAPPRGSRAARAGGPGSHVRAAGARGCRLRSQLVPVRALGLGHRSDELVRFRFCSGSCRRARSPHDLSLASLLGAGALRPPPGSRPVSQPCCRPTRYEAVSFMDVNSTWRTVDRLSATACGCLG, via the exons ATGGAACTTGGACTTGGAGGCCTCTCCGCGCTGtcccactgcccctggcctaggCGGCAG GCTCCACTTGGTCTCTCCGCGCAGCCTGCCCTGTGGCCCACCCTGGCCGCTCTGGCTCTGCTGAGCAGCGTCGCAGAGGCCTCCCTGGGCCCCGCGCCCCGCAGCCCTGCCCCCCGCGAAGGCCCCGCGCCTGTCCTGGCGTCCCCCGCCGGCCACCTGCCGG GAGGACGCACGACCCGCTGGTGCAGTGGAAGAGCCCGGCGGCCGCCGCCGCAGCCTTCTCGGCCTGCGCCCCCGCCGCCCGCGCCCCCATCTGCTCCTCCCCGCGGGAGCCGCGCGGCGCGGGCTGGGGGCCCGGGCAGCCACGTTCGGGCAGCGGGGGCGCGGGGCTGCCGCCTGCGCTCGCAGCTGGTGCCGGTGCGCGCGCTCGGCCTGGGCCACCGCTCGGACGAGCTGGTGCGTTTCCGCTTCTGCAGCGGCTCCTGCCGCCGCGCGCGCTCTCCACACGACCTCAGCCTGGCCAGCCTACTGGGCGCCGGGGCCCTGCGACCGCCCCCGGGTTCCCGGCCCGTCAGCCAGCCCTGCTGCCGACCCACGCGCTACGAAGCAGTCTCCTTCATGGACGTCAACAGCACCTGGAGAACCGTGGACCGCCTCTCGGCCACCGCCTGCGGCTGCCTGGGCTGA
- the ARTN gene encoding artemin isoform X2, whose product MELGLGGLSALSHCPWPRRQPALWPTLAALALLSSVAEASLGPAPRSPAPREGPAPVLASPAGHLPGGRTTRWCSGRARRPPPQPSRPAPPPPAPPSAPPRGSRAARAGGPGSHVRAAGARGCRLRSQLVPVRALGLGHRSDELVRFRFCSGSCRRARSPHDLSLASLLGAGALRPPPGSRPVSQPCCRPTRYEAVSFMDVNSTWRTVDRLSATACGCLG is encoded by the exons ATGGAACTTGGACTTGGAGGCCTCTCCGCGCTGtcccactgcccctggcctaggCGGCAG CCTGCCCTGTGGCCCACCCTGGCCGCTCTGGCTCTGCTGAGCAGCGTCGCAGAGGCCTCCCTGGGCCCCGCGCCCCGCAGCCCTGCCCCCCGCGAAGGCCCCGCGCCTGTCCTGGCGTCCCCCGCCGGCCACCTGCCGG GAGGACGCACGACCCGCTGGTGCAGTGGAAGAGCCCGGCGGCCGCCGCCGCAGCCTTCTCGGCCTGCGCCCCCGCCGCCCGCGCCCCCATCTGCTCCTCCCCGCGGGAGCCGCGCGGCGCGGGCTGGGGGCCCGGGCAGCCACGTTCGGGCAGCGGGGGCGCGGGGCTGCCGCCTGCGCTCGCAGCTGGTGCCGGTGCGCGCGCTCGGCCTGGGCCACCGCTCGGACGAGCTGGTGCGTTTCCGCTTCTGCAGCGGCTCCTGCCGCCGCGCGCGCTCTCCACACGACCTCAGCCTGGCCAGCCTACTGGGCGCCGGGGCCCTGCGACCGCCCCCGGGTTCCCGGCCCGTCAGCCAGCCCTGCTGCCGACCCACGCGCTACGAAGCAGTCTCCTTCATGGACGTCAACAGCACCTGGAGAACCGTGGACCGCCTCTCGGCCACCGCCTGCGGCTGCCTGGGCTGA